The following proteins come from a genomic window of Drosophila sulfurigaster albostrigata strain 15112-1811.04 chromosome X, ASM2355843v2, whole genome shotgun sequence:
- the LOC133847913 gene encoding L-asparaginase, with protein MSSNGDTKHVKAEASEPISLPLNTNVGYTQSLLDSSVLPSPTLQSPAMRRNVSDGNLMAQDVKEARVRVIYTGGTIGMMRNERHVLAPIPNALVRLIRKYPNIHDEEYAQRRFGASASMAPLVLPYVQGEARRVLYQVTEYSPLLDSSNMTMLDWSRIANDIYQSYEFFDGFVVLHGTDTLSYTASALSFMLENLGKTVIITGSQLPIFETRTDGKDNFTSALIIAGNYVIPEVCIFFGNKLLRGNRTVKVSSNSLDAFNSPNVPPLAQIGINVNVDYRLIFRPCSVERFCVQLQLDENVGLLRIFPSISLSTFRAFLAPPMRGVVMQSFGSGNVPSNRKDLIDELRAASERGVIIINCTQCPNGAVAEIYDTGKVLHDVGVIPGYDMTPEAALSKLAYVIGKQEWSLEVKKQMMQSNLRGELTSTTTPKMQDYDLVDAVARSLHLSSPQELDQLGATLFPAMINAAVVEGDIKKINNLKAYGADLSGSNHDHRTALHLACQMGNMQIVRHLLHNGVSVHTRDRYDRTPLQEAVATDNQEIIQLLISCGAHLTGSSRAVGEQLCAAAARGSLTRLKSYQLAGADLALCDPSGRTALHVAALHGFKELVEYMLPYLESAQVKDMLGLSAYDYATRGGHSDIAELLNPVKQED; from the exons ATGTCCAGCAACGGAGACACAAAACATGTAAAGGCCGAGGCCAGCGAGCCAATTAGCCTGCCCCTAAACACAAATGTCGGGTATACGCAATCGTTGCTCGACTCAAGCGTGCTGCCATCACCAACGCTGCAATCGCCGGCAATGCGTCGCAATGTCAGCGATGGTAATCTGATGGCCCAGGACGTGAAGGAGGCGCGGGTGCGTGTAATTTACACAGGCGGCACCATTGGCATGATGCGCAACGAACGTCACG TGCTGGCGCCCATCCCCAATGCGTTGGTGCGTCTCATACGCAAATATCCAAATATTCACGATGAGGAATATGCACAGCGACGCTTTGGTGCAAGCGCTTCAATGGCGCCTCTTGTGTTGCCCTATGTCCAGGGCGAGGCGAGGCGTGTGCTCTACCAGGTGACGGAGTACTCGCCGCTGCTCGACTCCAGCAACATGACCATGCTCGATTGGTCGCGCATTGCCAACGATATATAC CAATCGTACGAGTTCTTTGATGGCTTTGTGGTGCTCCACGGCACCGATACGCTTTCCTATACCGCTTCCGCACTCAGCTTTATGCTGGAGAATCTGGGCAAGACGGTGATCATCACTGGCTCACAGTTGCCCATCTTTGAGACACGCACCGATGGCAAGGACAACTTTACCTCCGCCTTGATAATCGCTGGCAATTACGTTATACCCGAGGTGTGCATTTTCTTTGGCAACAAACTGCTGCGTGGCAATCGCACTGTTAAAGTGAGCTCCAATTCGCTGGATGCCTTCAATTCACCGAATGTCCCGCCATTGGCACAAATTGGCATCAATGTCAATGTGGATTATCGGCTAATCTTTCGGCCTTGCAGCGTCGAGCGTTTCTGtgtccagctgcagctggacGAGAATGTTGGCTTGTTGCGCATCTTTCCCAGCATTTCGTTGTCCACGTTTCGGGCATTTTTGGCACCGCCAATGCGTGGCGTTGTCATGCAATCCTTTGGCTCCGGGAATGTGCCCTCCAATCGCAAGGATCTTATCGATGAGCTGCGCGCCGCCTCCGAACGTggcgtcatcatcatcaattgCACGCAGTGTCCGAATGGCGCCGTTGCTGAGATCTATGACACCGGCAAGGTGCTCCACGATGTGGGCGTCATTCCGGGCTACGATATGACCCCGGAGGCGGCGCTCTCCAAATTGGCGTACGTCATTGGCAAGCAGGAATGGTCGCTGGAAGTTAAGAAGCAG ATGATGCAATCGAATCTGCGAGGTGAGCTGACCTCGACGACGACACCAAAGATGCAGGATTACGACCTAGTCGATGCTGTGGCACGCTCGCTGCACTTGTCCTCGCCCCAGGAGCTGGATCAACTGGGCGCCACTCTATTTCCGGCCATGATCAATGCGGCCGTTGTCGAGGGTGATATCAAGAAGATCAACAATCTGAAGGCGTATGGCGCTGATCTTTCGGGTTCCAATCACGATCATCGGACGGCTCTCCATCTGGCCTGCCAGATGGGCAACATGCAGATCGTGCGGCATCTGCTGCACAACGGCGTCTCGGTGCACACACGCGATCGCTACGATCGCACGCCACTGCAGGAGGCGGTGGCCACCGACAATCAGGAGATCATTCAGCTGCTCATCAGTTGTGGAGCCCATTTGACGGGCTCATCGCGTGCCGTTGGCGAACAGTTGTGTGCTGCCGCCGCGCGTGGCTCGTTGACTCGCCTTAAATCGTATCAGCTGGCTGGCGCCGATTTGGCGCTGTGTGATCCATCAGGACGCACGGCGTTGCATGTGGCCGCGTTGCATGGCTTCAAGGAACTGGTGGAGTACATGTTGCCTTATCTGGAGAGTGCACAGGTCAAGGATATGCTGGGACTGAGTGCCTATGATTATGCCACACGTGGCGGGCATTCAGATATCGCCGAGTTGCTCAATCCCGTCAAGCAAGAAGACTGA
- the LOC133848891 gene encoding uncharacterized protein LOC133848891, translating into MVINLNPTTLTNANGSSSPMAIISHAVIDEIVYMHVVCPGDEISKWVTLEEALGLCPSAVIAYTQLTFTHIFGPPVDVDVEDQEEEPQLFD; encoded by the coding sequence ATGGTTATCAATCTGAATCCAACAACCCTGACCAATGCgaatggcagcagcagtccGATGGCGATCATCAGCCATGCGGTGATCGATGAGATTGTCTACATGCATGTCGTCTGTCCCGGCGACGAGATCTCCAAATGGGTAACGCTCGAGGAGGCGCTGGGCTTGTGTCCCTCGGCTGTCATCGCATACACGCAGCTGACGTTCACCCACATCTTTGGTCCGCccgtcgatgtcgatgtcgaggATCAGGAGGAGGAGCCGCAGCTGTTTGACTGA